The following coding sequences are from one Diabrotica virgifera virgifera chromosome 2, PGI_DIABVI_V3a window:
- the LOC126880714 gene encoding uncharacterized protein LOC126880714 — protein sequence MTDVAESTIYRFLSERKIQVKDDPDLPNIGRTKLWEVLKELNLRWEKSDRKSVLIDREGIICWRRYYLRSIRKFRAEGRPIYYQDETWVNAGHTLTKIWSDKNILSSRQAFIEGWSTGISPPSGKGSRLIISHIGSEKGFLRDGLLEFQFKSTKDYHEEMTADVFEEYFEQMIEHIPPNSIIVLDNAPYYSRLVERLPMTAWKKQDVLDWLRNKYLPYEDGMVKAELLKIARQHKSKYKKYVVDKMAERRNITVLRLPPYHCEINPIELIWAQMKGYVARKNTSYKIQAVRELLYESLEHITEQNWRDALRHVMEEEQKKWDLDNIIDATVEIQPIIINLQDDSDSEDDPVYF from the exons ATGACGGACGTAGCAGAGTCAACAATATATAGGTTCCTATCAGAAAGAAAAATACAAG TTAAAGACGATCCGGATTTGCCTAATATCGGACGAACCAAATTGTGGGAAgttttaaaagaattaaatttacGGTGGGAGAAATCAGACCGAAAATCAGTTTTGATTGACCGCGAAGGGATAATATGTTGGAGAAGATATTATCTAAGATCCATACGAAAATTCCGGGCTGAAGGAAGGCCAATCTACTATCAGGACGAAACTTGGGTAAATGCAGGTCATACTCTAACAAAAATTTGGtcagataaaaatatattaaGCTCCAGGCAAGCGTTTATAGAAGGTTGGTCTACTGGTATTTCCCCACCCTCTGGTAAAGGTAGTAGATTAATAATTTCTCACATTGGCAGTGAAAAAGGATTTCTTAGGGATGGTTTGTTGGAATTTCAATTCAAAAGCACAAAAGACTATCACGAGGAGATGACAGCTGATGTTTTCGAAGAGTATTTTGAGCAGATGATTGAACATATACCACCAAATTCAATTATAGTATTAGACAATGCACCTTATTATTCAAGACTAGTAGAAAGACTTCCAATGACTGCGTGGAAGAAACAAGATGTCCTTGACTGGCTGCGGAATAAGTATCTGCCTTACGAAGATGGAATGGTTAAAGCAGAACTTTTAAAAATTGCCCGGCAACACAAATCTAAGTACAAGAAATATGTAGTTGACAAAATGGCGGAAAGGCGAAACATCACAGTCCTTAGACTTCCACCCTACCACTGTGAAATAAATCCAATTGAACTCATTTGGGCCCAAATGAAAGGTTATGTGGCTAGaaaaaatacatcatataaaataCAAGCTGTGCGTGAATTGTTATATGAGTCTTTAGAACATATTACAGAACAAAACTGGCGAGATGCATTAAGACATGTAAtggaagaagaacaaaaaaagtGGGATCTTGACAACATAATTGATGCCACTGTAGAGATACAACCGATAATTATTAACCTGCAAGACGACTCGGATTCCGAAGATGATcctgtttatttttaa